Below is a genomic region from Acidimicrobiia bacterium.
CCCCCCGAGCCTGAAGGGGAGGTCGAAGGTTGAGCGCCGCTTCACCTTTTGGTCGAGGGTCACTATCCTGCCCGGTAACCCTGGCGACTCGTCTCGCCGGCTGCTCTCGCGCCCGGCGGGGGCTGAGAGGAGCGTCCGATGCTGAGTAATGACGGGCTCCAGAGCTATCTGGCGGTCATCAAAGTGGTGGGCGTCGGTGGCGGTGGTGTCAACGCCGTCAACCGCATGATCCAGGCTGGCCTGCGCGGCGTAGAGTTCATCGCGATCAACACCGATGCCCAGGCGCTGCTCATGTCCGATGCGGACGTCAAGATCGACATCGGCCGCGACCTCACCCGCGGGCTGGGCGCCGGGGCCGACCCGGAAGTCGGTCGGGCCGCCGGCGAGTCCCATCGCGACGACATCGAGGACGCCCTGCGCGGCGCCGACATGATCTTCATCACCGCCGGCGAAGGCGGCGGAACCGGCACCGGCGCCGCCCCCATCGTCGCCGAGATCGCCCGCAGCCTCGGTGCGCTGACGGTCGCCGTGGTCACCCGGCCTTTCGGGTTCGAGGGTCGCCGCAGGTCCGTCCAGGCCGAGCAGGGGATCGGTGCCCTCCGAAGCGAGGTCGACACGCTCATCGTGATCCCGAACCAGCGACTGCTCGATTACGCCGACGAGTCGCTGCCCATGGTCGATGCTTTTCGTTTGGCCGACGACGTGCTCCTCCAGGGTGTCGGCGGCATCACCGATCTGATCACGACGCCTGGTCTGATCAACGTGGACTTTGCCGACGTGAAATCCATCATGTGGGGCGCCGGTACGGCAGTCATGGGGATCGGCCGCGCCTCGGGCGAGACCCGGGCCAAGCAAGCAGCGGCCAAGGCGATCAGCAGCCCGATGCTGGAGGTTTCGATCGAGGGCGCCCGCGGCGTCCTCCTGTCGGTGGCCGGGGGCTCCTCGATGACCCTGCACGAGGTCAACGAGGCGGCGACGGCCATCGCCGAGCACTGCACCGCAGATGCCAACGTGATCTTCGGAGCCACCGTCGACGACTCTCTCGGGGACGAGATGCGGGTCACGGTGATCGCCGCCGGTTTCGGGGTCGACACCGAGCGTGGCCGACTCCGCTCGCCGGGCCTGGAGGCGCCGGGGAGCCGGGGCGAACGAGCGATGACTCCGCCCATCGAGCCCGATGACTCACCCGACGATGAGCCGCTCGACGACATGGGCATCCCCGACTTTCTCAAGGGATGAGCTTGAGACCCGCCGGGGTGCTCGGAGCCGCCTTCGGCGAAGCAGCCGACGGCGACGGGCGGGTCGATCTGAAATCACGCCGATTCTTCAGTGCCGCCGTCGGCGCGCCGGGATCGTGGGCGTGGGTGCATCAGGTGCACGGCACCGGCGTCGTCGAGGTGGACATCGGGGGCGACCAGGGCGATGCCGACGCGCTGTTCACCCGACGCCCCGGGGTCGCGCTCAGCGTCGGGACCGCCGACTGTTTCCCGGTGATTCTCGACGCCGGAGATGCTGTCGGTGTCGCCCACTCGGGGTGGAGGGGGGTCCAGGCCGGTGTGGTGACCGAGCTCCGGAGCCGGATGGCGGCCGCGGGCTCCGAGGTGATGAGGGCGGTGATCGGACCCGGCATCCGCCCGTGCTGTTTCGAGGTGGGACCCGAGGTGGCCGAACGTTTTCCCGACCGCACCGCCACCACCACTTGGGGTACGGTGAGCGTCGACCTCGTCGGCGCCGTTCGCGCCCAACTGGACGGAGTCGAGGTGCTCGACCTGGGGGCGTGCACCCACCACGACGAGCGATTCCACTCGCATCGTCGCGACCGCACGCCGCTTAGACAGGTGTCGATCGCATGGCTTCCGGACTGACCGCGGTGCGGGCCGCCGTGGCGGCCGCCGCTGTCAGGGCGGCGCGGGACCCCGGGTCCGTCACCCTGGTTGCGGTGAGCAAGGAGGCATCGGATGCCGAGGTCGTGGCGGCCCACTCGGCGGGCATCTCCGACTTCGGGGAGAACCGCGCCGACGCCCTGGCCGATCGAGCGGGGAGCCTTCCGGGCGAGATCCGGTGGCATTTCATCGGTCGGCTCCAGACCAACAAGGTTCGTCGGATCCGCCCATTGGTCACGCTGTTGCACTCTCTCGATCGCCGATCCCTGGTCGAGCAGTGGCTCAAGGGCTCGGGTACGCCACCTCCGGTGCTGGTGCAGGTGAACGTGTCGGGCGAGGCCCGCAAGGCGGGTGTGGAGCCGGCGCAGGCGGCCTCCTTCGTGAGAACCGCCCTCGATCTGGGACTCGACGTGCGCGGCCTGATGACCATGGCACCGCTGAGCGCGGATCCGGAGGCGAGCCGTTCGCACTTCGCCGCGCTACGACGACTGCGGGACGACCTCAGGGCCCGTCACGCTTCGGTCGGGGAGCTCTCGATGGGAATGTCCGGGGACTACGAGGTCGCCGTCGAGGAGGGTGCAACGATATTGCGGGTGGGACGGGCTATCTTTGGCCCCTCCCGGCACGACGACTGAGCGGGACATACCATGGGCATTTGGAACAAGACACTCTTCTACCTGGGGCTGGTCGACGAAGACGCCGCAGCAGACGAGGATTACGAACGGTCGCCAGCCCGGGGACGGGTCGAGGGGCGCCCCGATCAGCCGAACGCGCCACGTCACGCCGCCGGCCGGCGTCCGGCACCCGTGCGCAGATCCGAGGCGCGCCCGTCAGACGGGAGTCGGGTGTCACGCGAGATGCCGATTTCCGACGCCTACACCACCGGCGAGCGTCCCGCCGTCGCTCGGCAGGAGCCCCAAGCCCCGCGCGGGGTGCAAGGCCGCCGGGTCGAGCCACCGTCGGTGGGCCGGCGCCGCACCATGACCGATCAGGCGTTGAACGACAGCGGCGTGGTGATGAACCCGAATGACCGTCCTCTCGTTCGTACCTTCTCGTCCGACTCCGACCTCGAGTCGGAGGTCATCGTCGCCCGCTCGTACTCCGACGCCCAGGCGGTCGCCGACCATCTGAGGTCCTCGCTGCCGGTCGTGCTCGATCTGCGCAAGGTGGAGCCGGCCATGGTGCGACGACTGGTCGACTTCTCGAGCGGCCTCACCTACGCCCTCGGCGGATCGATGCGCAAGATCGGCCAGGGCGTGGTCCTGGTCACGCCGCCGAACGTCAACATCAGCCGTGACGAACGCCGTCGGCTGCGTGAACTCGGCTACCACGAGGCCCCGGAGAACCCCTGAGCGTCCTCTGCTTCATCCTGCAGGCGCTGACTCTGGTGATATTCGCCCGAATCGTGCTCGAGTGGATCCCGGTCTCCTACGACCATCCATTGGCACGAGTGCGAGCGGTGCTGCGGGCGATCACCGAACCGATCCTCGGACCGATGCGACGCCTGCTGCCGCCGGTCCGGCTGGGAGAAGTCGCGCTCGACCTGTCGCCCCTCATCGTGATCCTGCTGCTCAGTGTGGTGGCGAGTCGGATCTGCTGAGGCGCGATTCGCAATTCGCGGTTCGCTATTCGCCAGACTTCTTGCGAATTGCGAATCGCTATTCACCAGTAGCTACTTCCAGGCGGGGCTCGGCGGCCTTCTCGTCGATCGCCAGATCCACCGCGAGTACCTCGGCTGCGATCCAGTCTCCGTGGCGGCCAACCGCATCGGCATGCTCGGCGGGGAGTACCACCCGGATCCGGTCGGTGAGGGCGAGGCCCTGTTGCTTGCGCAGGTCGTTGAGGACCCGAATGAGGTCGAGGGCCACCCCCTCGGCCAGTAGCTCGTCGTCGAGTGTGAGGTCGAGGGCCACACCGATGTCGCCGTCGTGGGCCACTGCCCACCCCTCCCGGGTGACGCGCTCCACGCGTATCACCTCGTCGGGGGTGAGTGTCTCGCCTGCCGCTGAGATCGACCCGTCCTCGGCCACGGTGAAGTCACCGGAGGTGAGGGCGGCGGCCACGGCTTTGATACGGGAACCGAGTCTGGGTCCGGCGACCGGGAAGTTCGGCTTGTACGAGGTCTCTACAGGGGAGTCGACGTCGAACGCCACCTCCTTGACCCGCAGCTCCTCCTCGATCTCGATGGCATGACGGCGGGCGACCTCTGCTCCCCGCACCGCGGCCGTGCGCAGCGGCTGGCGGAGGCGCACTCTGGCTTCGCTCCGGGCCCGACGACCGACTTCGACCACATCGCGCGCCACCGCCATCGAGCGCAGCAGGTCGTCGTCGCCAGCCGTCGGCGGCTGCGGCCAACCGGCGAGATGTACCGAATCGGGTGCGTCGGGGCAGGCGTCGGCGACGAGAGTCTTCCACAGGTGGTCGGTGAGGAAGGGCATCACCGGGCTGATCACCCGCAGGGCGGTGACGATGCCCACCCACAGGGTGCGAAATGCTGCCTCATCGAGGTCGTAGAAGCGCCGCCGGGTTCGCCTGATGTACCAGTTGGAGAGGTCCTCGAGATAGGCCTTGAACGCCTCGACCAGCTCATCGACCCGCCAGCGCTCCAACGCGGTGGTGGCGTCGTCCACACAGCGGGCTGCGCGGGCCAGCAGCCAGTGGTCGATGTCGCGGAGATCCACCCCCGTCGGCCCTCCGTCCAGATCGGCGAACGTCGGGACGAAGCCCTCGATGTTCCCGTAGTCGACCAGGAATCGGGCCGAGTTCCACAGGGTGAGCAAGCGGCGCTGGACCTCGTGCGCGCTGGCGTAACCGAACAGGAGGTTGCGGTCGGGCGGGTGAGCGCAAAACATCCAGCGCATCACGTCGGCGCCCATCTGCGAGAAGGCATCCTCGGCGCCGATCATGTTCCCCCAGGAGCCGTGCATCTCTCGGCCGTCCTCTGCGAGCATCTTCTCGTAGCCGAGAACCCGCTGGAAGGGCGCCTGTCCGACCAGCGTCACCGACATGAACAGCTGTGAATAGAACCAGAGCCGCACCTGCTCGCGCATCTCGGTGACCCAGTCGGCCGGGAACCACTTCTCCCAGTACGGGTGGTCGGGGAGGTCGGCCGTGGTGAGCCCGGCGGCGGCCCCGGTCCCGGAGCCTCCCGGGACCCACTCGGGGTTCTCCCAGCCGAGCGTGGCGAAGGGCACGATCCCCGCATCGAGCCAGACGTCGCCCACCTCCGGGATGCGGGTCACCGGCTGATCACAGGCGGCACACCGGATGCGGACCCGATCGATCCAGGGTCGGTGCAGCTCCTCGAGCTGGTCCATCCCTTCGATGGCGCGCTCGCCGAGCTCGGCCTTCGAGGAGATCACGGTGAGATGCCCGCACTCGCACGGGTACAGCGGGAGGGGCAACCCGTAGTAGCGGCGGCGGGAGATGTTCCAGTCGCCCATGTTGACCAGCCAGTCGTCCATGAGTTTTCCCATGTAGGCGGGGGTCCACTCGATGGCGGTGTTGGCGTCGCGGAGGTGCTGACGGATCTCGTCGACCGCGATGTACCAGTCGTCGGCGACGCGATACACCAGAGCGGTGTGGCAGCGCCAGCAATGGGGATAGGCGTGGACGTACTCGGCATCGTCGACGAGCACCCCTCGCTCGCGCAGCGCTTCGGTGATCGGGGTGCGCGCCTCGGTGGTGCTCATTCCGGCGAAAGGGCCGTATTCGGGGTAGAAGCGTCCCGACTCATCGATCGGTCCGAGCACCGGCAGCCCGTGCTCGCGTCCCAGGTGGTAGTCCTCGGCACCGGCACCGGGGGCGATGTGGACCACCCCGGTGCCCTGGTCCAAGGTCACCTCCTTCCACGGGATGACCCGGTGCTCCAAGCCAGCTGCCGGATCGAGGTCGTCGAATGGTCCCCGGTAGCGCCAGCCGACCAGGTCGGATCCCCGGCGGCGTTCGGTGTACTCGTCGGCGGGGAATCGCTCCACGGCCACCCACTCGCCGTTGGCACGGCGTCCGTACTCGAAGTCCGGGTGTACGGCCGCGGCCACGTTGGCCGGGAGGGTCCACGGCGTCGTCGTCCACACGACGAGGCTCTCGCCGTCGCGGTCCATGAGGGGCAGCCGGACCGATAGCGATGGGTCGGTGACCTCCTGGTACACACCGGACATGGTGATCTCGTGCTGGGAGATGGAGGTCCCGCAGCGGGGACACCACTCGGTGGGACGGAAGCCCGAGTAGAGCCACCCGCGTTCGTGGACGATCGACAGGAATCGCCAGATGTACTCGATGTTGGTGTCCGAGAAGGTCAGGTAGTCCCGACCCCAATCCATCCAGTACCCGAGGCGTTTGGAGCCGCGGACGAGCTCCTCGACCGACCACGCCACCTTATCCCGACACTTGCGGGCGAACGCTTCTAGCCCGTACGACTCGATCTCTTGCTTCGAGTTGAGGCCGAGTTCCTGCTCGACGTCGACCTCGATCCAGAGACCCTGGCAGTCGAATCCGTTCTGGAAGCGCAGATGATGCCCACCCATCGCCTTGTACCGCTGGAACACGTCCTTGAGGGTCCGGCCCCACGCGGTGTGAACGGCCAGGGACTTGTTGGCGGTCACGGGACCGTCGATGAAGCTGAAGCGTGGCCCGTCGGCGGTCTGTTCGCGCAGGCGATCGAAGACCCGATCCGCCTCCCACCGATCCAGCATCGCCAGCTCGATCTCGGGGTGGTCGGGTACGGCGCTCAGCGGGGTGAACGGCCTTGGCCGGGAGTCGTCCTGTGTCGGCATGTCCTCACCTCGGCAGCGTCATGGTGCTGCCGGGACGAGTCGGCGACCCGCGGTACCACCCGGCTTGCCGCCCCTTGGCGACCCCTCGTTGCGTCCCGTGACGGGGGACTTCCGGCGGGTTCTACCCGGGCGGTGTGCCCGCTCTTCCCGCGGCTCGGGGGT
It encodes:
- the ftsZ gene encoding cell division protein FtsZ, translating into MLSNDGLQSYLAVIKVVGVGGGGVNAVNRMIQAGLRGVEFIAINTDAQALLMSDADVKIDIGRDLTRGLGAGADPEVGRAAGESHRDDIEDALRGADMIFITAGEGGGTGTGAAPIVAEIARSLGALTVAVVTRPFGFEGRRRSVQAEQGIGALRSEVDTLIVIPNQRLLDYADESLPMVDAFRLADDVLLQGVGGITDLITTPGLINVDFADVKSIMWGAGTAVMGIGRASGETRAKQAAAKAISSPMLEVSIEGARGVLLSVAGGSSMTLHEVNEAATAIAEHCTADANVIFGATVDDSLGDEMRVTVIAAGFGVDTERGRLRSPGLEAPGSRGERAMTPPIEPDDSPDDEPLDDMGIPDFLKG
- a CDS encoding cell division protein SepF, whose protein sequence is MGIWNKTLFYLGLVDEDAAADEDYERSPARGRVEGRPDQPNAPRHAAGRRPAPVRRSEARPSDGSRVSREMPISDAYTTGERPAVARQEPQAPRGVQGRRVEPPSVGRRRTMTDQALNDSGVVMNPNDRPLVRTFSSDSDLESEVIVARSYSDAQAVADHLRSSLPVVLDLRKVEPAMVRRLVDFSSGLTYALGGSMRKIGQGVVLVTPPNVNISRDERRRLRELGYHEAPENP
- the ileS gene encoding isoleucine--tRNA ligase — encoded protein: MPTQDDSRPRPFTPLSAVPDHPEIELAMLDRWEADRVFDRLREQTADGPRFSFIDGPVTANKSLAVHTAWGRTLKDVFQRYKAMGGHHLRFQNGFDCQGLWIEVDVEQELGLNSKQEIESYGLEAFARKCRDKVAWSVEELVRGSKRLGYWMDWGRDYLTFSDTNIEYIWRFLSIVHERGWLYSGFRPTEWCPRCGTSISQHEITMSGVYQEVTDPSLSVRLPLMDRDGESLVVWTTTPWTLPANVAAAVHPDFEYGRRANGEWVAVERFPADEYTERRRGSDLVGWRYRGPFDDLDPAAGLEHRVIPWKEVTLDQGTGVVHIAPGAGAEDYHLGREHGLPVLGPIDESGRFYPEYGPFAGMSTTEARTPITEALRERGVLVDDAEYVHAYPHCWRCHTALVYRVADDWYIAVDEIRQHLRDANTAIEWTPAYMGKLMDDWLVNMGDWNISRRRYYGLPLPLYPCECGHLTVISSKAELGERAIEGMDQLEELHRPWIDRVRIRCAACDQPVTRIPEVGDVWLDAGIVPFATLGWENPEWVPGGSGTGAAAGLTTADLPDHPYWEKWFPADWVTEMREQVRLWFYSQLFMSVTLVGQAPFQRVLGYEKMLAEDGREMHGSWGNMIGAEDAFSQMGADVMRWMFCAHPPDRNLLFGYASAHEVQRRLLTLWNSARFLVDYGNIEGFVPTFADLDGGPTGVDLRDIDHWLLARAARCVDDATTALERWRVDELVEAFKAYLEDLSNWYIRRTRRRFYDLDEAAFRTLWVGIVTALRVISPVMPFLTDHLWKTLVADACPDAPDSVHLAGWPQPPTAGDDDLLRSMAVARDVVEVGRRARSEARVRLRQPLRTAAVRGAEVARRHAIEIEEELRVKEVAFDVDSPVETSYKPNFPVAGPRLGSRIKAVAAALTSGDFTVAEDGSISAAGETLTPDEVIRVERVTREGWAVAHDGDIGVALDLTLDDELLAEGVALDLIRVLNDLRKQQGLALTDRIRVVLPAEHADAVGRHGDWIAAEVLAVDLAIDEKAAEPRLEVATGE
- a CDS encoding YggT family protein, with the protein product MTLVIFARIVLEWIPVSYDHPLARVRAVLRAITEPILGPMRRLLPPVRLGEVALDLSPLIVILLLSVVASRIC
- a CDS encoding polyphenol oxidase family protein, with product MSLRPAGVLGAAFGEAADGDGRVDLKSRRFFSAAVGAPGSWAWVHQVHGTGVVEVDIGGDQGDADALFTRRPGVALSVGTADCFPVILDAGDAVGVAHSGWRGVQAGVVTELRSRMAAAGSEVMRAVIGPGIRPCCFEVGPEVAERFPDRTATTTWGTVSVDLVGAVRAQLDGVEVLDLGACTHHDERFHSHRRDRTPLRQVSIAWLPD
- a CDS encoding YggS family pyridoxal phosphate-dependent enzyme — encoded protein: MASGLTAVRAAVAAAAVRAARDPGSVTLVAVSKEASDAEVVAAHSAGISDFGENRADALADRAGSLPGEIRWHFIGRLQTNKVRRIRPLVTLLHSLDRRSLVEQWLKGSGTPPPVLVQVNVSGEARKAGVEPAQAASFVRTALDLGLDVRGLMTMAPLSADPEASRSHFAALRRLRDDLRARHASVGELSMGMSGDYEVAVEEGATILRVGRAIFGPSRHDD